From Coffea arabica cultivar ET-39 chromosome 10e, Coffea Arabica ET-39 HiFi, whole genome shotgun sequence, one genomic window encodes:
- the LOC113711971 gene encoding protein NAR1-like isoform X3, which produces MSSEKFSATLSIGDLNDYIAPSQGCVVSFKANSNSNPKPSTSSCSSRLDKSYAGNSAKLGSAIKPLETEPVKISLNDCLACSGCITSSKTVMLEKKSLDEFLSNINKGKAVIVSVSPQSRASLGVAFGLSPLQVFKKLTTLFKALGVKAVFDTSCSRDLTLIESCYEFITRYRQCHSTTDKKSKLGLPLISSACPAWINYAEKNLGSYILPNISSVKSPQQIIGAIIKNHICQMLYQRPEDIYHVTVMPCYDKKLEAVRDAFVFQLDAQGEKIVEVDSVLTTVELLDLIKSKSVDFASLEELPLDNLLTNLDDGNLLYGVRGSSGGYAETIFRYAAKNLFGKEIVGPLNFKTIRNPNFQEVTLEVEGETVLKFALCYGLQNLIQVVKKIDSGECEYQFLEIMACPSAGCLNGGGQIKRKPGESVQSLELKYLENDYILNGLINLVQRKQLNTCIQNTTLE; this is translated from the exons atgtCCTCGGAGAAGTTCTCGGCTACACTGAGTATAGGGGATCTGAATGATTATATAGCACCATCTCAGGGATGCGTTGTTTCGTTCAAGGCTAATTCCAATTCTAATCCCAAGCCTTCTACTTCCTCCTGCTCTTCCAGGCTCGATAAATCTTATGCTGGG AACTCTGCTAAACTTGGGTCAGCTATCAAACCATTGGAAACTGAACCTGTAAAAATTTCACTCAATGACTGTCTAGCTTGCAG TGGGTGCATAACCTCGTCCAAGACTGTGATGCTTGAGAAGAAGAGCTTAGATGAATTTCTTTCTAATATCAATAAAGGAAAGGCTGTCATTGTCTCTGTGTCTCCCCAGTCTAGAGCTTCTCTTGGTGTTGCCTTTGGCCTTTCTCCGCTTCAG GTTTTCAAAAAGCTGACGACGTTATTTAAGGCGTTGGGAGTGAAAGCTGTTTTTGATACCAGCTGCAGCAGAGACTTGACACTTATTGAATCTTGTTATGAATTCATAACTAGATATAGACAATGTCATTCTACTACTGATAAGAAATCCAAATTGGGCCTACCCTTGATTTCTTCTGCCTGTCCAG CTTGGATAAACTATGCTGAAAAAAATCTTGGGTCATATATTTTGCCTAATATTTCATCAGTCAAGAGCCCTCAACAAATCATTGGAGCTATTATTAAGAACCACATCTGTCAGATGCTGTACCAAAG GCCGGAGGATATATACCATGTAACAGTGATGCCATGTTATGACAAAAAACTCGAGGCTGTTAGGGATGCCTTTGTATTTCAACTTGATGCACAAGGTGAAAAGATCGTGGAGGTGGATTCAGTGTTAACGACAGTAGAGTTGTTAGATCTGATAAAG TCAAAGTCAGTTGATTTTGCAAGCTTAGAAGAGTTGCCGCTAGACAACTT GTTAACGAATCTTGATGACGGCAACCTCCTTTATGGCGTCCGTGGAAGCTCTGGAGGATATGCGGAGACAATATTTCGTTATGCTGCTAAAAATCTTTTTGGCAAGGAAATTGTTGGTCCTCTCAACTTCAAGACTATAAGAAATCCTAATTTCCAAGAAGTGACACTTGAA GTAGAAGGAGAGACCGTCTTGAAGTTTGCTCTCTGTTATGGTTTGCAAAACCTGATACAGGTTGTTAAGAAAATTGATTCTGGAGAATGTGAATATCAGTTTTTGGAGATCATGGCTTGTCCCTCAG CAGGATGCCTAAATGGTGGAGGTCAAATCAAGCGTAAGCCTGGTGAATCTGTCCAGTCGTTGGAATTGAAATATCTGGAAAAT GATTATATACTGAATGGCTTGATCAACCTGGTTCAGAGAAAGCAACTAAATACATGCATACAGAATACCACCCTAGAGTGA
- the LOC113711971 gene encoding protein NAR1-like isoform X5, protein MSSEKFSATLSIGDLNDYIAPSQGCVVSFKANSNSNPKPSTSSCSSRLDKSYAGNSAKLGSAIKPLETEPVKISLNDCLACSGCITSSKTVMLEKKSLDEFLSNINKGKAVIVSVSPQSRASLGVAFGLSPLQVFKKLTTLFKALGVKAVFDTSCSRDLTLIESCYEFITRYRQCHSTTDKKSKLGLPLISSACPAWINYAEKNLGSYILPNISSVKSPQQIIGAIIKNHICQMLYQRPEDIYHVTVMPCYDKKLEAVRDAFVFQLDAQGEKIVEVDSVLTTVELLDLIKSKSVDFASLEELPLDNLLTNLDDGNLLYGVRGSSGGYAETIFRYAAKNLFGKEIVGPLNFKTIRNPNFQEVTLEVEGETVLKFALCYGLQNLIQVVKKIDSGECEYQFLEIMACPSAGCLNGGGQIKRKPGESVQSLELKYLENRKQLNTCIQNTTLE, encoded by the exons atgtCCTCGGAGAAGTTCTCGGCTACACTGAGTATAGGGGATCTGAATGATTATATAGCACCATCTCAGGGATGCGTTGTTTCGTTCAAGGCTAATTCCAATTCTAATCCCAAGCCTTCTACTTCCTCCTGCTCTTCCAGGCTCGATAAATCTTATGCTGGG AACTCTGCTAAACTTGGGTCAGCTATCAAACCATTGGAAACTGAACCTGTAAAAATTTCACTCAATGACTGTCTAGCTTGCAG TGGGTGCATAACCTCGTCCAAGACTGTGATGCTTGAGAAGAAGAGCTTAGATGAATTTCTTTCTAATATCAATAAAGGAAAGGCTGTCATTGTCTCTGTGTCTCCCCAGTCTAGAGCTTCTCTTGGTGTTGCCTTTGGCCTTTCTCCGCTTCAG GTTTTCAAAAAGCTGACGACGTTATTTAAGGCGTTGGGAGTGAAAGCTGTTTTTGATACCAGCTGCAGCAGAGACTTGACACTTATTGAATCTTGTTATGAATTCATAACTAGATATAGACAATGTCATTCTACTACTGATAAGAAATCCAAATTGGGCCTACCCTTGATTTCTTCTGCCTGTCCAG CTTGGATAAACTATGCTGAAAAAAATCTTGGGTCATATATTTTGCCTAATATTTCATCAGTCAAGAGCCCTCAACAAATCATTGGAGCTATTATTAAGAACCACATCTGTCAGATGCTGTACCAAAG GCCGGAGGATATATACCATGTAACAGTGATGCCATGTTATGACAAAAAACTCGAGGCTGTTAGGGATGCCTTTGTATTTCAACTTGATGCACAAGGTGAAAAGATCGTGGAGGTGGATTCAGTGTTAACGACAGTAGAGTTGTTAGATCTGATAAAG TCAAAGTCAGTTGATTTTGCAAGCTTAGAAGAGTTGCCGCTAGACAACTT GTTAACGAATCTTGATGACGGCAACCTCCTTTATGGCGTCCGTGGAAGCTCTGGAGGATATGCGGAGACAATATTTCGTTATGCTGCTAAAAATCTTTTTGGCAAGGAAATTGTTGGTCCTCTCAACTTCAAGACTATAAGAAATCCTAATTTCCAAGAAGTGACACTTGAA GTAGAAGGAGAGACCGTCTTGAAGTTTGCTCTCTGTTATGGTTTGCAAAACCTGATACAGGTTGTTAAGAAAATTGATTCTGGAGAATGTGAATATCAGTTTTTGGAGATCATGGCTTGTCCCTCAG CAGGATGCCTAAATGGTGGAGGTCAAATCAAGCGTAAGCCTGGTGAATCTGTCCAGTCGTTGGAATTGAAATATCTGGAAAAT AGAAAGCAACTAAATACATGCATACAGAATACCACCCTAGAGTGA